CAGTAAAAATGCTGTTAGATAAATTAACGACATTAGGAATCATTCAATCCTTGGATGAAATTGAAGGTATTGGTCACCGTGTTGTACATGGTGGAGAAGCGTTTAATGATTCGGTTTTAATTACAGATGAAGTAATCAGTAAAATTGAAGAACTTTCAGAGCTTGCACCATTGCATAATCCAGCAAACCTAACAGGGATCAGAGCGTTTCAAAGTGTTCTACCTAATGTTCCGGCCATTGCTGTGTTTGATACGGCTTTCCATCAAACCATGCCGGAAAGTTCTTTCCTTTACAGCCTTCCATATGATTACTATAAAGAATATGGTATTCGTAAGTATGGCTTCCACGGAACATCACATAAGTATGTTTCACAACGTGCTGCAGAATTACTTGGCCGTCCAGTTGAACAGCTTCGTTTAATTTCTTGTCACTTAGGGAATGGGGCAAGTATTGCAGCCATTGAAGGTGGAAAATCAATTGATACATCAATGGGCTTTACTCCACTTGCAGGTGTAACAATGGGTACGCGTTCAGGAAATATTGACCCTGCTTTAATTCCATATATCATGGAAAAAACAAATCAAACAGCTGATGAAGTATTAGATGTTTTAAATAAGAAAAGCGGTATGCTAGCTGTATCTGGTTTCTCAAGTGACTTAAGGGATATTGAGGTTGAAGCGAAAAAAGGAAATGAACGTGCACAGCTTGCTTTGGATGTATTTGCTAACAGAATTCATAAGTATATCGGTTCGTACGCATCGCGTATGTATGGAGTAGATGCCATTATTTTCACTGCAGGTATCGGCGAAAACAGTGATACGATTCGTGAAAATGTATTAAAAGGTCTTGAATTCATGGGTGTTTATTGGGACCCAGCTCTTAATAAAGTAAGAGGAGAAGAAGCATTTATCAACTATCCTCATTCACCAGTAAAGGTTTTAATTATTCCAACAAACGAAGAAGTAATGATCGCCCGCGATGTAGTTCGCTTAGCGAAATAATTCTTCAATCTCAACTAAATTTACAGAGAGGCAAAAGCTAACAATTATTGGCTTTTGCCTTTTTATCGTTCTCTGGCTTTATGTTATACTGTTAGGAGAAGTTTGTTGGAGGAGGTTCATACGATGCCATTTAAAGAACGAGAAAGAAAAGTATGGAATGAAATAACTGAATGGGAACAGAATTTATACAATTACGAACCAAATGACTTCCAATTAACATATGAAAAATATTTGGAGCGTTCTTTCTCCTTATTGCCTGAAACGGTTCAAAACCAATTTTTTTCCCTCGTTGATACATGGCTGTTCCATTTACATGGTATGATTCAAGGTTCGCAGCTTCAAATGGATGCAAAAGAAAGAATTCTTTCCTCTGGAAGAGTTTTTATCCCGGATTTAGAAAATATTTCAGACTTAAAAAATTTGGATATTCATCAATTACAATACATAGCAGAACAACATATTGCGAGGCATCGCCTCTATTCCTTTGCTCAAGGCGGCTTAGCGGGAACGGGGAGCTCCTTGCTCTTGGGGATGGATATCCCAGCAATGGCAGTGATTAATTTAAGAGTCGTTCAATTAATTGCGATGACCTACGGATACGAAGTCAATACACCATTCGAAATGATGACTTCACTCAAAGTGTTTCATACCGGAACCTTGCCTCCAAGAGTTCAAAAAGAAGGTTGGGGTATCTTAAAAAATGAATTAGAAGAGTTTGAAAATCCGTATTTCTATGAAGGAAATGAAGAGATTACTGATATCACTTGGCTTGAGCAGCCATTACAGCAATTATTTAAAGCTATTGTCATTGCTGTATTTCGAAGAAAAATGATTCAGGGCATGCCTCTTGTCAGTATGGCCATTGGTGCAGGTATAAACTATCAGTTAACAAGAAAAGTAACGGACTTAGCTCATAAATATTATCAGTATCGTTATTTAAAAGAAAAAGAGGAGTTTCAACTATGAGTACGCAGGAACATAAACGGGAAGCACCAAAGAGAATTAATTGTAAGGTGATTACAGTTAGTGATACGAGAAACAAGGATACAGATAAAAGTGGTAAGTTTATGATTGAGCTGCTGGA
The window above is part of the Bacillus sp. SORGH_AS_0510 genome. Proteins encoded here:
- a CDS encoding acetate kinase, encoding MAKIIAINAGSSSLKFQLFEMPNEDVITKGLIERIGLNDSIFNITVNGEKIQEITDIPDHEVAVKMLLDKLTTLGIIQSLDEIEGIGHRVVHGGEAFNDSVLITDEVISKIEELSELAPLHNPANLTGIRAFQSVLPNVPAIAVFDTAFHQTMPESSFLYSLPYDYYKEYGIRKYGFHGTSHKYVSQRAAELLGRPVEQLRLISCHLGNGASIAAIEGGKSIDTSMGFTPLAGVTMGTRSGNIDPALIPYIMEKTNQTADEVLDVLNKKSGMLAVSGFSSDLRDIEVEAKKGNERAQLALDVFANRIHKYIGSYASRMYGVDAIIFTAGIGENSDTIRENVLKGLEFMGVYWDPALNKVRGEEAFINYPHSPVKVLIIPTNEEVMIARDVVRLAK
- a CDS encoding EcsC family protein, encoding MPFKERERKVWNEITEWEQNLYNYEPNDFQLTYEKYLERSFSLLPETVQNQFFSLVDTWLFHLHGMIQGSQLQMDAKERILSSGRVFIPDLENISDLKNLDIHQLQYIAEQHIARHRLYSFAQGGLAGTGSSLLLGMDIPAMAVINLRVVQLIAMTYGYEVNTPFEMMTSLKVFHTGTLPPRVQKEGWGILKNELEEFENPYFYEGNEEITDITWLEQPLQQLFKAIVIAVFRRKMIQGMPLVSMAIGAGINYQLTRKVTDLAHKYYQYRYLKEKEEFQL